A single region of the Borrelia hermsii DAH genome encodes:
- a CDS encoding DNA/RNA non-specific endonuclease, whose amino-acid sequence MKKKLKILLCFYILILLGFLFLYQNPKILNNIKEIASNYLEKLKDKIYGPEIPTELKEEYLLPKGYLTTQVLHKKYYSLGYAESARQSEWVAYQLKREMVELALTLLREKKITRSKKFFEDKDIKGISPKLSDYIRSGYDRGHIVSSADMSFSKDAMLDTYFLSNISPQQREFNSGIWLKLERLVRKWAILKEKIYIVSAGILTENKGFIGKNKILIPKNFYKIVLSLNNNNSYDILAFIIPNEKAQDLELRNYVVNVNLIEDKTKIDFFAKLDAGIKKVIKMKKDLYSWEFK is encoded by the coding sequence ATGAAGAAAAAGCTAAAAATTTTATTATGTTTTTACATATTAATCTTATTAGGATTTCTATTCTTATATCAAAATCCCAAAATCTTAAATAACATAAAAGAAATAGCTTCTAATTATTTAGAAAAACTCAAAGACAAAATTTACGGACCTGAAATTCCAACAGAACTAAAAGAAGAATATCTCTTACCAAAAGGATATCTTACTACCCAAGTGCTACATAAAAAATACTACTCTTTAGGATATGCTGAGAGTGCAAGACAATCAGAATGGGTAGCTTACCAATTAAAAAGAGAAATGGTTGAACTAGCTTTAACCTTGCTTAGAGAAAAAAAAATAACGAGAAGTAAGAAATTTTTTGAAGATAAAGATATTAAAGGAATCTCTCCTAAGCTAAGCGACTATATAAGGAGCGGATATGACAGAGGGCACATCGTCAGTTCTGCTGACATGTCTTTTTCCAAAGATGCAATGCTAGATACTTATTTCCTCTCAAACATATCTCCTCAACAAAGAGAATTCAATTCAGGAATCTGGCTTAAACTTGAACGCCTAGTTAGAAAATGGGCTATCTTAAAAGAAAAAATTTATATTGTTAGTGCAGGAATTTTAACAGAAAATAAAGGATTTATTGGAAAGAATAAAATTCTAATCCCAAAAAATTTTTATAAAATAGTGCTATCATTAAACAATAACAATTCTTATGATATATTGGCTTTCATTATTCCAAATGAAAAGGCCCAAGACTTAGAACTTAGAAATTATGTTGTAAATGTTAATTTAATTGAAGATAAAACTAAAATAGATTTCTTTGCGAAACTTGATGCTGGAATAAAAAAAGTAATTAAAATGAAAAAAGACCTATATTCTTGGGAATTTAAATGA
- a CDS encoding diacylglycerol/polyprenol kinase family protein, with the protein MFNQVFCNENIKYEIYRKFFHISTLIFLLFYKVSFWIGLASSLFFLFAYLILEIFRIMEINLFFLKGISEIIVKSREVSSCRISLSPIFLVVSMFCTYFLIAEPFSYIGIFSACLGDGLASLFGKLIPSFKLVNNKTFSGSVVVFLVAFIVCYYFFPNFILASVIGMGAVLVELFDFEKYDNLFLPVGVSTLSFVLIS; encoded by the coding sequence ATGTTTAATCAAGTTTTTTGTAACGAAAATATTAAATATGAGATTTATAGAAAATTCTTTCATATTTCTACTTTAATATTTTTATTGTTTTATAAAGTAAGTTTTTGGATAGGTCTTGCGTCTAGCCTATTTTTTTTGTTTGCATACTTAATTTTGGAAATATTTAGAATCATGGAAATAAATTTATTTTTTCTTAAAGGTATATCAGAAATAATAGTAAAGTCTAGAGAAGTGTCTTCGTGCAGAATATCTCTCTCCCCAATATTTTTGGTAGTGAGTATGTTTTGTACTTATTTTCTTATAGCTGAGCCTTTTAGTTATATTGGGATATTTTCTGCATGTCTTGGAGATGGTCTTGCAAGTCTTTTTGGTAAACTAATTCCATCTTTTAAACTTGTAAATAATAAAACATTCTCAGGCAGTGTTGTTGTCTTTTTGGTTGCTTTTATTGTTTGTTATTATTTTTTCCCAAATTTTATACTAGCATCAGTTATTGGGATGGGAGCGGTGCTTGTAGAGCTTTTTGATTTTGAGAAATACGATAATTTGTTTTTGCCTGTAGGCGTATCGACTTTATCTTTTGTGTTGATTTCTTAA
- a CDS encoding peptidylprolyl isomerase — translation MSRYLLYFLLILMLVACGSKRTGLMERDGIFALIETNKGTIEVELYYKIVPLTVMNFIGLSEGAIKNSVTNRPYFENIVFHRVIDNFVIQTGDPTGTGTGGPGYVFPDEFNKDLSHNEPGIVSMANAGPDTNGSQFFITLKDNLTYLDFRHSIFGKVISGMDTVRSISQGDKIERVEIIRVGEDAKAFKVDNEGFLELKKSYEAKKIEEAEKYMASQLAIIDQDYKDFQRDKSGILYKINKKGNGKHVKNGNVLKVDYEGFLLSGVKFDSSIDRGEPIELVVGSGQVIEGWDIMLSDMCEGEDRVIIIPPSLAYGDKIVNEIIKANSFLKFNIILRKIN, via the coding sequence GTGAGTAGATATTTATTATATTTTTTATTGATATTAATGCTAGTAGCTTGTGGTAGCAAAAGGACAGGTTTAATGGAAAGAGATGGAATATTTGCATTAATTGAGACAAATAAAGGTACTATAGAAGTTGAACTTTACTATAAAATTGTACCTCTAACGGTTATGAATTTTATTGGTCTTAGTGAGGGTGCTATTAAAAATTCTGTTACAAATCGACCTTATTTTGAAAATATTGTTTTTCATAGGGTTATTGATAACTTTGTTATTCAAACAGGAGATCCTACAGGAACTGGTACTGGAGGGCCTGGTTATGTTTTCCCCGATGAATTCAATAAAGATTTGAGTCATAATGAGCCAGGAATTGTTTCGATGGCTAATGCTGGTCCTGATACTAATGGGAGTCAATTTTTTATTACGCTTAAAGATAATCTTACTTACCTTGATTTTAGGCATTCAATTTTTGGTAAAGTGATTTCGGGAATGGATACGGTTCGCAGTATAAGTCAAGGAGATAAAATAGAGAGAGTTGAGATTATTCGTGTTGGTGAGGATGCAAAAGCTTTTAAAGTTGATAATGAAGGATTTTTAGAATTGAAAAAGAGTTATGAGGCAAAAAAAATTGAAGAGGCTGAAAAATATATGGCTTCTCAGCTTGCAATAATTGACCAAGATTACAAAGATTTTCAAAGAGATAAAAGTGGTATCTTATACAAGATAAATAAAAAAGGAAATGGTAAGCATGTTAAGAATGGCAATGTTTTAAAAGTAGACTATGAGGGATTTTTACTAAGTGGAGTAAAGTTTGACAGTTCAATTGACAGGGGTGAACCAATAGAGCTTGTGGTTGGTAGTGGTCAAGTGATTGAAGGTTGGGACATAATGTTGTCAGATATGTGTGAGGGGGAGGATAGGGTTATAATAATTCCACCAAGTCTTGCTTATGGAGATAAGATCGTTAATGAGATTATAAAGGCAAATTCTTTTTTAAAGTTTAATATCATTTTAAGGAAAATTAATTAA